The Acidimicrobiia bacterium nucleotide sequence CGCAAGGTGGCGCGCGTCCGCCTCTCTTCGGGTATGGAAGTCACCGCCTACATCCCGGGCGAGGGGCACAATCTCCAGGAGCATTCAATCGTTCTCGTCCGCGGAGGACGTGTGAAAGACCTGCCCGGCGTTCGGTACAAGGTGATTCGAGGCACGCTGGATGCCTCCGGAGTCTCCGACCGGCGTCAGGCACGTTCCCGCTACGGGGCGAAGAAGGAGTCCTGATGGCACGCCGTGGACCAGCATCAAAGCGCAAGGTAGAAGCCGATCCGGTTTTCCGGAGCGTCCTCGTCGGCCAGTTGATCAACAAGGTTCTCCTCCAGGGCAAGAAGGAAAAGGCCCGCTCGATCGTCTACGGAGCGATGGAAATCGTTGAGCGTCGCGCCGGACAGGATCCGCTGACGGTGCTCAAGCGGGCCATCGACAATCTCAGGCCCCAACTCGAAGTTCGTTCCCGCCGAGTGGGTGGTTCGTCCTATCAGGTACCTGTTGAGGTTCC carries:
- the rpsL gene encoding 30S ribosomal protein S12, which codes for MPTIQQLVRQKRKPKSKKEKTPGLDGAPQRRGVCTRVYTVTPKKPNSALRKVARVRLSSGMEVTAYIPGEGHNLQEHSIVLVRGGRVKDLPGVRYKVIRGTLDASGVSDRRQARSRYGAKKES
- the rpsG gene encoding 30S ribosomal protein S7, with product MARRGPASKRKVEADPVFRSVLVGQLINKVLLQGKKEKARSIVYGAMEIVERRAGQDPLTVLKRAIDNLRPQLEVRSRRVGGSSYQVPVEVPTRRANSLAIRWLVGYARKRKENTMTERLANEILDASNRAGAAVKRKEDIHKMAESNKAFAHYRW